Proteins from one Gossypium raimondii isolate GPD5lz chromosome 8, ASM2569854v1, whole genome shotgun sequence genomic window:
- the LOC105793724 gene encoding protein VAPYRIN: MDRLISLEPSNLVVIRVEPGQKCSGQLTLRNVMYTMPVAFRFQPRNKDRYTVKPLTGIVAPLGTVTVEIVYHLPPGSFLPDSFPCSDDSFLLHSMVVPGATIKGSMSSFDAVPNDWFTTKKKQVFVDSGIKIMFVGSPVLAQLVMDGSMDDEREVLDRSDPAWNPANSVDQHGETLLHIAIAQSRPDIVQLLLEFEPDIELRSRSGSTPLEAAAGCGEELIVELLLAHKASTKRSESSSWGPIHRAAVGGHVEVLRLLFLKGANVDALTKDGNTTLHLAVEERRKDCIRLLLANGSKPDVRNTKEGDTPLHIAAGLGDEQIVKLLLQKGANKDIRNKTGKTAYDVAAEYGHVRLFDALKLGDSLCFAARKGEVRSIQRLIENGAAINGRDQHGWTTLHRASFKGRIDTVKTLIDKGIDIDLKDEEGYTALHCAVESGHTDVVELLVKKGADVEARTKKGVTALQIADSLQYAGISRILIHGAATKDGMPRSTLPVSVPFGNGKSGKEIETKTAPLKRRNSRMRGLRGSFDRSLALAVV; the protein is encoded by the coding sequence ATGGATAGGCTTATTTCTTTAGAGCCATCTAACCTTGTTGTTATCCGGGTTGAACCAGGCCAGAAATGTTCCGGCCAGCTCACGCTTCGCAACGTTATGTACACGATGCCGGTCGCATTTCGGTTCCAACCGAGGAATAAGGACCGGTACACGGTGAAGCCGCTAACGGGAATTGTAGCACCACTCGGGACGGTAACTGTGGAGATTGTGTATCATCTCCCTCCCGGTTCGTTTCTTCCAGATTCGTTCCCTTGCAGTGATGATTCTTTCCTCTTGCATAGCATGGTGGTTCCGGGAGCTACGATCAAGGGTTCGATGTCGAGTTTCGATGCCGTTCCGAATGATTGGTTTACGACGAAGAAGAAACAAGTGTTTGTTGATAGTGGTATCAAGATCATGTTTGTTGGTTCACCTGTTTTGGCTCAACTTGTTATGGATGGTTCCATGGACGATGAAAGAGAAGTACTGGACCGGAGTGACCCGGCGTGGAATCCAGCCAATTCAGTTGATCAACATGGAGAAACCTTGCTCCATATTGCGATAGCTCAGAGCAGACCTGATATTGTTCAATTACTGCTTGAATTCGAGCCCGATATTGAGCTTCGTAGCCGGTCAGGTTCGACCCCGCTTGAGGCCGCTGCAGGGTGTGGTGAAGAATTGATTGTTGAGCTTTTGTTGGCACATAAGGCTAGCACAAAACGGTCCGAGTCGTCTAGTTGGGGTCCGATTCACCGAGCGGCGGTGGGTGGCCATGTCGAGGTACTCCGACTTCTTTTTCTTAAAGGGGCTAATGTTGATGCCCTTACAAAGGATGGCAACACAACCTTACATCTAGCAGTtgaggaaagaagaaaagattgcATCCGTCTACTATTAGCCAATGGCTCGAAACCAGATGTTCGCAATACGAAAGAGGGTGACACACCGTTACATATCGCGGCCGGATTAGGAGACGAGCAAATCGTGAAGTTGTTACTTCAAAAGGGAGCAAACAAAGATATTCGGAACAAAACAGGCAAAACTGCCTATGATGTTGCGGCCGAATACGGTCACGTACGACTTTTTGACGCGCTCAAGCTTGGTGACAGCTTGTGTTTCGCTGCTCGAAAAGGTGAAGTGAGATCCATCCAAAGGCTGATCGAAAACGGTGCGGCAATCAACGGAAGAGATCAACATGGATGGACAACCTTACATAGAGCCTCGTTCAAAGGAAGAATCGATACCGTAAAGACACTGATCGATAAGGGAATTGACATCGACTTAAAAGACGAAGAGGGATACACTGCTTTGCATTGTGCTGTTGAGTCGGGCCATACTGATGTGGTAGAATTGTTGGTAAAGAAAGGAGCAGACGTGGAAGCAAGGACTAAAAAAGGTGTTACCGCCCTGCAAATTGCAGATTCATTACAGTATGCTGGCATTAGCAGGATACTAATCCATGGCGCTGCAACAAAAGATGGTATGCCTCGATCTACTTTGCCAGTTTCGGTACCATTCGGAAATGGAAAATCGGGAAAAGAAATCGAAACAAAGACAGCACCGTTGAAGAGGAGAAACTCAAGGATGAGAGGCTTGCGCGGTAGCTTCGATAGATCATTAGCATTGGCAGTGGTAtag